The Brevibacillus humidisoli DNA segment GCTGATCCCAAGCGGGACGCCATCAGGATGCCGGTAAGCGCAGCCAGGGCGGCACAGAGCGCAAAGGCAGCGTTTTTGTTAAAACGGACATTGAGACCGGCTACCCGTGAGGCCATCTCGTTTCCGCCAATCGCGTACAAGCGACGTCCCAATCCGGTATGGGCCATGACAAACCAGAACAACAGCACAATGAGAATCATAATGATCGATAACAGCGGAACACCGAGCCAACTGGTTTGCCCCAGGTAGCGAAACGAATCCGGAATGTTCTCAAAAATCGTCGTACCGCCGGTAAACCAGAACGTAAATCCACCCAGGATGGTACCCATCGCCAATGTGGTGATAAAGGAAAGCACACGGAATCGAGTGATGATCCAGCCGTTTACATATCCAATCACCAAGCAGATCAGCAGCGGAGCAACTATGCTGATCAGAATCGGCATTTGATCGGCAGCCATCTTGGCGGCAATCACCCCTGCCAAGCTGGCCATTGCTCCGATGGAGAGATCAAACTCGCTGACCGACATAACCAGCGTCGCACCGATCGAGATGATCACCAAAAAGGAGATCTGTCGGCTGATGTTGATCATGTTGTCCCAAGTGGCAAATGTGTCCGGATTCAGCACGCTGAAGCCGATGATGATCAGAATCCCTGCCAAGACGGTTCCATAGGAACGCAGGAATTCAGCGAGCGAGAATGAACGCTGCAAGTTAGTTTGATTCATGAGATGTGGCACCTTCCTTCCTCTGGCGATAACAAAGTTGCAAGACATCTTCTGCCTTCAATCCTTCCACCGGCAGCTCAGCGATCGTCTCTCCATCATGCATCACGACCAAACGGCCCGCCACCTCCAGCACTTCCGGCAAATCGGATGAGACGAACAAGACGCCATTTCCTTGCTCCGTCTGCTCCCGCAGCAGGCGATGAATCTCATTACGCGTCATGATGTCGACCGCTTGCGTCGGTTCATCGCACAAAAAGAGACACGGATTGGACATCAACGCTTTGGCAAACACCACTTTTTGCTGGTTCCCCCCGCTCAGCTGACCAACGCGCTGTTCAGAACCGGTCGCTTTCACGTTTAGCGCACTCATCTTTTCTTTTACGTCAGCATGTTCCGCCTTCCCCTCGATCACACCACCGTTGGTATAGCGAGAGAGGATTGGCAACGTCATGTTTTCCCGGATGGTCAAGCTCATCACCAAGCCGCTGCCCCGCCGATCTTCGGGGATCAGGACTACGCCTCGTTGCAGGGAATCGGCTGGACTGGGGGTATCGACCTGCTGTTCACTTACGGCAACCTTTCCCCGACTGAGCGGGCGCAAGCCGTAAATCGCCTCCAGCAGTTCCGTCCTGCCCGCCCCGGCTAACCCAAACACGCCGACAATTTCTCGCTGGCGAACGGATAGCGAGGCGTTCTTCACTTTCCCGTCGGCTGTCGCCAGGTCCTTCACTTCCAGTACGATCGGCTCTTGTGAGGCATCGTATCTTTGAATGGGTGCGGCGAAAGTAATCCCGCTCTCTTCTGTCATCAGTTGAATCAACCGCTCACGATTCGCCTCTTCACGTGTCAAGATTCCGGATTTTTTGCCATTTTTCAAGACAGTGATCCGGTCAGAGAGACGAAACACCTCATCGAGGCGGTGGGATACGTAAATGATCGCTGTCCCTTGCGACTTCAAGCGGCCGATCAGCTCAAACAGAATCTCTGCCTCTTGGTCAGTCAAGGAAGCGGTCGGTTCATCGAGAAACAGCAGCTTGCATTCCAACAGCATCGCCCGCAGGATTTCCAACAGCGTACGCTGGGGTGGCGACATCTCCGAAGCAGGCAGATGGAGCGGAATGTCGATTCCCAACTCTTTTTTCAATTGCTCAGCACGGAGCTTCATCTCGTTCCAGCGGATGCCTGGCCACCACTTGCCGCGCGGGTATGGCAAGCCGACAAACAAGTTTTCCATCCCGGAAAACGACGGTACGAGGTGGCGCTCCTGGTGGATCACGTTGATGCCCAACCGTCGGGCCTCACTCGGATTGCCGATCTGGACTTCCCGTCCCCCCCAGTAGATGTGCCCTGCCGTCGGCTGGTACACGCCCGTGATCAACTTGATGAAGGTAGACTTTCCCGCCCCATTCTCTCCTACCAAGGCATGTACTTCTCCTGCTTCGATCTCGATGGACACATCTTTCAGCGCGTAATGTTGTCCAAATACCTTGTCTAGTTGTTCTACACTCAATAGAGGCATGAGCGACTTCCCCCCTGCTTAGAGAAAAACGGGGGGTTTTGCACAAATCCCCCGTTTTTATCGGAATCGTGATGACTATTGGATATCGGCCGCATTCTCTTTGGTTACCAATGTCGCGGGGGCATACAGTTCTGTGCCCTCAACCGATTTGCCGTCAAACACCAGTTGCATCTGCTCAGCTACGATTTCCGCCATCCCGACGAAGTTTTGCTTGACGGTAGCCTTCAGTGCGGAATCTTCTTTGATCATTTCAATCGCCTGGCTTGTCCCGTCAATACCGGTCACGACGATGTTGCTGCGACCTGCTGCCTTGATCGCCTGAGCTGCGCCAATCGCCGGCTCATCCCAGCCTGCCCATACAGCGGTAATCGATCCTTCCGCCTGATTGGCCAACAGGAGGCTCTCCATCTGTTTGCGGGCATTTTCGATCGGTCCAGGTACTTGTACCTGCTGTTCCGTAATGACCTCGATCTCCGGATGTTCTTTCAGCATCGCATCCAGCTGTTCGGTCCGCTTCAGTACGCCTGGGTGCGGACGGTGGGTCAGTACGATCAGTTTTCCTTTGCTGCCGATGGCATCAAACAGATACTGGGTAATCATTTTGGACATTTCCTGGTTGTCGCTGGTCGCATTCATCGTCATTCCATCGATGTAACCGGCATCACAACCAAACACAGGGATTCCTTTTTCTTTGGCCTGCGCGATTTGACTCTTTACCTGGTTGGGATCGGTACTCACCAGCACAATGGCATCAACGTTGGTTGAAATCACGTCTTCCATCCGACTGGCCAGCTGTCCAAAGTCTCCTTTGGTATCGACAACATTGGCTTTCCAACCGCGGTCAGCCGCCTGACGAGTCAGTTCTGCCACCATCTCGTTGGTCGTTACCGACGACAAGTACGGTGTGAGAATCGCTACCTTTTTCTGATCCGGTGTGTCAGCGTTTTCAGAACTTCCAGAACTGTCTCCGCCTCCGCCGCATGCCGTCAAGCCTGCGGCCAGACACAGCGACATGAATAAAAAGATGAGTTTTTTCATGAAGTCTCCCTCCTATTTCTACCTTTGTTCTTCATCGAGACCACAGCCCGGCCTTACGATTCGACCGGGTGTGTGCGGTTCCACTCAAGTATTGCTTTCGCCGTCCTGTAATCTGTCACCAGAACGTCAATCCACTTGCCGCGAAGCGTTGCGGTGATGGCCGCCACCTTGTCTTCGCCACTTGCGATGCCGATGACTTGCGCTTGCCTGCGCAGTTCGGGCAGTGTCACCCCGATCATGCGAGCCGATACCGGCAGTTCGAGGATCTCGCCACGGTCGTTGAGGAAAGAAGCGCAGAGGTTAGCCACTGCTCCGCTCTCCTCAATGGAGCGCAGTTCTTCGGCTTTGAGATACCCGGATTTGACGATCGTCGCCTGTTCGGACAGCTGCCCGATCCCCAGCAAAGCGACTGTAGATTGACGGGCCAGGCCCAGCACTTCCTGTATTTCCGGTTCGTTCAGCAGCGCATCCCGTGTCTCTTTTGATGAGACGACAGCAGGAGCATTCAACTGCCAGTATTTGCTTTTAAACGTTTCACCCAAGACGCGAGCATTTGTATTGGCATGCCAATCGGCCCGCTCGATTCCCCAACCGCCGACCAGTGGGACGAACTGCAGTCCCTTCCGCGGGAAATACTCCGCTTCTCTGCCAAGTGAAGCAGTCGCCCGGCCAGCCATCACTCCTACGATATCGCGGTCCTTCAGTGTCGTCTCCAGCAGGGCGGCACCAGCAAGCGCCAGCTGCCGTTCAATCAGCTTCGGATCGTTATCCGAGATGTTGTGGACAATCACATCGTGAATGCCGAATGTTTCGGCAATCGCCCGCTCCAACTGCTGCTCTTCCTCATACGGGTTCTTGATCGTGATCGTAACGATTCCTTCCGATCTCGCCTCACTCAGCATCCTGCTGACATTTGGCCGTGAGATCCGCAGGCGCTCCGCGATCTCCTGCTGGTTCAATCCATCTACGTAATACAGTTTGCTCACTTTCACCAGCAGTCGTTTTCGCTCCTCGACGAGATTACCCACCAAGACACCTCCTCCCCCTTCTGCACGTTTGTTCACATAGTTGACGTTTGTTCAAATGTACAAGATTTATCTCTGGCTGTCAACTGTTGTGAAGGCAGAATTGATTTCCTTATCTTTATCGGATCTACCAAGATGGATTTGCATGAAAAGGTTTTACCGCTTATTTACTTCAGCTTTACTGATCGGGACGATTATCTCTCCGAGTGTTCTCGCTTCCACTGATACAATCGTATCGAATGAAGAAGTCAAGCCAATGGGACCTGATGATCCATATTACAACATGCACTGGACCTGGCCTACAACGGATGACACGATAACGGACGATTATGGCGATGTCGGTTGGCGTTGGCACAAAGGAATAGACATTGGAGTCTATAAGAAACCAGTATATTCAACGGCATCAGGTGAGGTTATTCAAAGTGGGCATTTCTCTGATGGAGTAACGTATGCTATCACCATCAAGCACAACGATAAAGATCCCGATACTGGAAAAAACTTAATCACGAGATACCTACATTTAGAACCCGGAACACTTAAGTTCACAAGAAATGAAGAAGTAAACAAGGGTACTACAATTGCAACGTCTGGAACAAGTGGAGCCAGTGGTTATCATCTACACTTTGATGTGAATGCCAAAGGAATGACATATCCTGGTGGAACCATGACAAACTTCAAAAAGCAATTCAAATTATCCGACAAAGAGATAAAATCAATCTTGGAAACTTCACTCTCCAAGGAAAAAAAGCAGGCGATATTAGAAACACCTACTCAAAGATAACTTTTGTAACACACTCCCATAACGTATTATGGGAGTGTGCTTTTATGATTGTTTACCGCAGAAGCATCACAGGTAAACTTACCATTCAGGGAGGTTTGGAGCATGCACAGAAAGGCTAGTCTATCGATTATCCTGATTGTAGGGATCTCCGCTATTTTGGTAATTTATTATCTCACTACAATATTTGACCAACCACTTCTTTCCCAAGGAAAAGAAGCAATCCGTGATGAAGAAGTTTTAAAAAAAGTCGCTGGAATCCAAAATAACGTGAAAATGGGCTTATCTGAGGAAGAAGTAATTGACTTGTTTGGAGACGACTATGTTCTAGTGGATCATAATGGCGATCTTGAGACCGGGCTTGATCAGTACTGGAAGTACCGCTTCTATAAGGATGAGAACTATCATCCCTCTGTCCCCGACCACGTCATTGATGAAGATGGACTCCGCAGTGGAATGATTGGGGTTGAGTTGTTGATTGGCTGGAAAGATAAACATGTGTCCTTGTACACGATCGCCTACACACAGGAACCCTATCAAGATCTTTACTTTTTTGTGAATGACAAAGGGATGATCCGTGAAGAAGTGATGAAACCCGATGGAACCACCCAAATCATTAAACCGGGCAACACAGACCAATAGGATAGAGGAAAAGAGCTGCTCTCCTGTGTGCTCCCCTTTGTCTGCAGTCTGTGTTAGATTTGCCCGATGAAAAAACTGCCCTCCCGATTGGAAAGGCAGTTGATCGCTACTCATACAGATGGCAAGCAACGTGACGTCCAGGCGCTACCTCCCGCCATTTGGGCACGACCGAGCGGCAGGCGTCGGTTGCTACCGGACATCGCGTGTGAAAAGTACAGCCGCTGGGCGGGTTTTGCGGACTGGGCACATCTCCCGTCAAAACGATGCGCTCCCGGCCTGATTCGGGATCTGGTACAGGAACTGCCGACATCAGCGCCTTGGTATAGGGATGAAACGGTTCAGCAAACATCTCCTGAGTCGGAGCGAGCTCCACCAGCCGTCCCAGGTACATCACCCCCACCCGGTCGCTGATGAACTTGACGACCGACAAATCGTGGGAGATAAACATGTAGGTGAGGGAAAACTGCTCCTGCAGATCCTGCATCAGGTTTAGCACCTGAGCCTGGATCGACACGTCCAGGGCGGACACCGGTTCGTCGCAGACGATAAACCGTGGCCGCAGTGCCAGTGCCCGGGCGATCCCGATCCGCTGCCGCTGTCCGCCGGAAAACTCATGCGGATAGCGGTCGGCATGATAGGTAGAGAGTCCGACCACTTCCATCAGTTCGCGGACGTTCTCCTTGATCTCAGCATCGGAGAGGCGTTGGTGCGTACGGA contains these protein-coding regions:
- a CDS encoding M23 family metallopeptidase, with translation MKRFYRLFTSALLIGTIISPSVLASTDTIVSNEEVKPMGPDDPYYNMHWTWPTTDDTITDDYGDVGWRWHKGIDIGVYKKPVYSTASGEVIQSGHFSDGVTYAITIKHNDKDPDTGKNLITRYLHLEPGTLKFTRNEEVNKGTTIATSGTSGASGYHLHFDVNAKGMTYPGGTMTNFKKQFKLSDKEIKSILETSLSKEKKQAILETPTQR
- a CDS encoding ABC transporter ATP-binding protein, whose protein sequence is MKPLLEIRNLKKHYPITKGLFGKQVGAVKAVDGVSLTINEGETLGIVGESGCGKSTTGRAVLRLIEPTEGEILFDGVDVRALKADELRTFRTNMQIVFQDPYASLDPRWTVQRILEEPIRTHQRLSDAEIKENVRELMEVVGLSTYHADRYPHEFSGGQRQRIGIARALALRPRFIVCDEPVSALDVSIQAQVLNLMQDLQEQFSLTYMFISHDLSVVKFISDRVGVMYLGRLVELAPTQEMFAEPFHPYTKALMSAVPVPDPESGRERIVLTGDVPSPQNPPSGCTFHTRCPVATDACRSVVPKWREVAPGRHVACHLYE
- a CDS encoding sugar-binding transcriptional regulator; this encodes MGNLVEERKRLLVKVSKLYYVDGLNQQEIAERLRISRPNVSRMLSEARSEGIVTITIKNPYEEEQQLERAIAETFGIHDVIVHNISDNDPKLIERQLALAGAALLETTLKDRDIVGVMAGRATASLGREAEYFPRKGLQFVPLVGGWGIERADWHANTNARVLGETFKSKYWQLNAPAVVSSKETRDALLNEPEIQEVLGLARQSTVALLGIGQLSEQATIVKSGYLKAEELRSIEESGAVANLCASFLNDRGEILELPVSARMIGVTLPELRRQAQVIGIASGEDKVAAITATLRGKWIDVLVTDYRTAKAILEWNRTHPVES
- a CDS encoding sugar ABC transporter substrate-binding protein, with the translated sequence MKKLIFLFMSLCLAAGLTACGGGGDSSGSSENADTPDQKKVAILTPYLSSVTTNEMVAELTRQAADRGWKANVVDTKGDFGQLASRMEDVISTNVDAIVLVSTDPNQVKSQIAQAKEKGIPVFGCDAGYIDGMTMNATSDNQEMSKMITQYLFDAIGSKGKLIVLTHRPHPGVLKRTEQLDAMLKEHPEIEVITEQQVQVPGPIENARKQMESLLLANQAEGSITAVWAGWDEPAIGAAQAIKAAGRSNIVVTGIDGTSQAIEMIKEDSALKATVKQNFVGMAEIVAEQMQLVFDGKSVEGTELYAPATLVTKENAADIQ
- a CDS encoding sugar ABC transporter ATP-binding protein, which translates into the protein MPLLSVEQLDKVFGQHYALKDVSIEIEAGEVHALVGENGAGKSTFIKLITGVYQPTAGHIYWGGREVQIGNPSEARRLGINVIHQERHLVPSFSGMENLFVGLPYPRGKWWPGIRWNEMKLRAEQLKKELGIDIPLHLPASEMSPPQRTLLEILRAMLLECKLLFLDEPTASLTDQEAEILFELIGRLKSQGTAIIYVSHRLDEVFRLSDRITVLKNGKKSGILTREEANRERLIQLMTEESGITFAAPIQRYDASQEPIVLEVKDLATADGKVKNASLSVRQREIVGVFGLAGAGRTELLEAIYGLRPLSRGKVAVSEQQVDTPSPADSLQRGVVLIPEDRRGSGLVMSLTIRENMTLPILSRYTNGGVIEGKAEHADVKEKMSALNVKATGSEQRVGQLSGGNQQKVVFAKALMSNPCLFLCDEPTQAVDIMTRNEIHRLLREQTEQGNGVLFVSSDLPEVLEVAGRLVVMHDGETIAELPVEGLKAEDVLQLCYRQRKEGATSHESN
- a CDS encoding ABC transporter permease — translated: MNQTNLQRSFSLAEFLRSYGTVLAGILIIIGFSVLNPDTFATWDNMINISRQISFLVIISIGATLVMSVSEFDLSIGAMASLAGVIAAKMAADQMPILISIVAPLLICLVIGYVNGWIITRFRVLSFITTLAMGTILGGFTFWFTGGTTIFENIPDSFRYLGQTSWLGVPLLSIIMILIVLLFWFVMAHTGLGRRLYAIGGNEMASRVAGLNVRFNKNAAFALCAALAALTGILMASRLGSAHPTGGNGLFLSAYAAVFLGITVGKEGVPNIWGTFVGAAIIGILANGLTIMEVPTFMQDVITGMIVIAAVIVQKLGRDAR